The Curtobacterium herbarum genome contains the following window.
GCAGCGGTGCGGCGGGCATCAGCAGCCGCGGCAGGCTCTGCTGCGGCAGGAACACCGCCACCAGGTAGGCGACGTAGGCGATGACGAAGCCGAGCACCTCCGGCCCGAGCGCGCGCACGTCGCGCCGGCCGAGGAACCACGCCGTGGCCGCGAGCACCACCACCACGAGCACGAGTCCCGCCGGCCCGAGCCACCGCCCGGCCATCAGGAACCACGGCGTCAGCGGGGTGAAGTCGACCCGGCCGACGAACCCCACCCACCAGGACAGCTCCGTGTCGAGGTACGCCCCGGGTCGCCCGGTGACCGCCGAGGCGACGACCGGCCAGGCGAGCCCGGCTGCGGCCACCACCAGCCCGGCGGCGACGACGGCCGCGCGCTCCCGCCACGGGAACGGGTCACGTCCGCCGACAGCGGGGCCGCCGACAGTGGGGCCGCCGGCAGCGAGCCCGGCGTTCTGGCGGTCCGCGACCTGATCGGCCGAGCCCCGCCGAACCCCGACCCAGCGCACGACGAGGTGGACGGCCAACGCCACGGCCAGGGCCAGCACCCCCGGCCGGGTGAACGCGGCGACCACCCCGAGCACCGCCACCAGCCAGTAGCGCCGTCGGACCAGGGCGAGCAGCGCCCCGAAGAGCAGCAGCAGGAACATGCTCTCGGCGTAGGCGACCTGCAGCAGGTACCCGGTCGCCCCGAACGCAAAGAGCGCGGTGGCCCACCGGGCCCGGCGGGCGTCGACGACGGCGAGCACGAGCCGGAACAGCACCACGCAGGCACCGGCACCGCAGACGGTCGCCACGAGCACCCCGGCCACCCAGAACGAGGCGCCGGTCAGCGTCATCACCGCGCGCACCACCCCGGGGAACACCGGCAGGAACGCCCACGGGTTCGGCACGACGTGCCCGGACGCATCGGTCGGCAGGGCGTGCGGGTACCCGTGCTCGGCGATGGTCCGGTAGAAGGACGCGTCCCACGATCCGGAGAACGTGGCGAACGACGGATCGCGCCGGTACGAGGCGAAGTGCCAGCCGTTCGCGGTCGCCAGCACGTAGACGGTCCCGAGCAGCAGCGTGCTGACCACCCGGGAGGCCAGCCACAGCAGCAGGGGAGTGGTCCATCTGCTGGAGCGTGCCTCCAGGACGGCCGTGACCGTCCGGCGGAGGCGGGTCGGCTCGGAGGCCCGGGTCGTCTCCAGCAGGTCCGTCACGCGCCCGATCCTCCCAGACCGTCGGTGTCCACTCGCCGCACGACGGCCAGGCCGCGTCCAGCGGCCGGGCGTTGCATCGCGGACGTTCCTGGACACCAACCACCTGGAGGCACCATGCCGTTCATCACCGTCGGAGCCGAGAACGGGCACGACATCGACCTGCACTACGACGACTTCGGCACCGGGTCCCCGGTCGTCCTGATCCACGGGTGGCCGCTGTCCGGCCGGTCGTGGGAGGGCCAGGTCCCCGCGCTCGTCGCGGCCGGCCACCGGGTCATCGCCTACGACCGTCGCGGGTTCGGGCAGTCCTCGCAGCCGTGGAACGGCTACGACTACGACACCTTCGCCGCGGACCTCGACAAGCTGATCACCGAGCTCGGGTTGACCGACGTCACCCTGATCGGGTTCTCGATGGGCGGCGGCGAGCTCGCCCGCTACGTCTCCACCTACGGCACCGGCAAGGTCGCGGGGCTCGTCTTCGCCAGCGCGGTCCCGCCGTACCTGTGGAAGTCGGACGAGAACCCGGACGGCGGCGTCGACCAGGGCCTGGCGGACTGGTTCGCGAACGGCATCACCGGCGACCGTCCGGCCTTCCTGCGCGAGTTCGTCGACATGTTCTACACGGCCGGCGGCCAGGTGTCGCTGACCCACAAGCCGCTCGTCAGCGACGACCAGCGCGCCTACGACCTGTCGATCGCGGAGCTCGCGTCGCCGAAGGGCACGCTCGACTGCACGGTCGCGTTCGCGACGACGGACTTCCGTGACGACCTGACGAAGGTCGACGTCCCGACGCTCGTCATCCACGGCGACGCCGACGGGATCGTCCCGTTCGAGGTCTCCGGCAAGCGGACCGCCGAGGCGATCCCGAACGCGCAGGTCCACGTCATCGAGGGCGGGCCGCACGGCGTCCTCGCGTCGCACCGCGACGAGTGGAACGAGGCGGTCCTGCGCTTCCTCGCGCAGTAGCCGGATCGCCGCACGGCGGCACCTGACGGAACGGGAGGCCCGTGACCAGCTGGTCACGGGCCTCCCGTTCCGTCGTCGGTGCGCTGGTGCGCCCGTGCGCCCGTGCGCCCGTGCGCCGGTCCGCTGGTGCGCCCGTCAGCGCCCGAGGACGGCGCGTCGGATCCGCTCGATCGGCTCCTTCGGCGTGCGGTCGGCGTTGAGGAGCCCGTTCGTCTCCTGCATCGTGTCGGTGAGCTGCGTCCAGCAGCTGCCGGCCAGGAACGAGCTCGCGCGCACGGCGTCGTACAGGGCGGTGACGCGGGCGATCCAGTCGTCGCCGTCCGCGGCCGTGGTGTAGCCCCACGCGTCGTCGCGAGGCGCCCCCGGCTGGTGGTTCACGCCGCCGAACTCGGTCAGCATCACCGGCTGCCCACGGTCCACCGCGCCGCCGACCAGGACCAGCCGGTCCGCCGGTCCGAGACCCGCGAGCAGACGGGTCCGCGCCGTATCGTCGGCGTAGGTCCGGGCCAGCCGTTCGCCGTCGCCCTCGTAGTCGTGCACCGAGAGGATGTCCGAGTCCGGGTGCTCCCACCCGTCGTTCGAGATCACCGGGCGGGTCGCGTCGAGCGCCCGGGTGACGTCGGCCAGCGCCCGCGCGTAGGCCTGCTGCGCCGGGTCGGTGGCGATGTGCTGCACGCCCCAGCTCTCGTTCGCCGGCACCCAGGTCACGATCGACGGGTGTGCGGCGTCGCGCTCCACGGCGTCCATCCACTCGCGCATCAGCCGCTGCACGGCGGTGGGCGAGAACGCGTAGGCGCCCGGGGCCTCGCCCCAGACCATCAGGCCGAGCCGGTCCGCCCAGTACAGGAAACGCGGGTCCTCGATCTTCTGGTGGTTCCGGGCCGCGTTGAAGCCGAGTTCCTTGATGAGCTCGACCTCGCGGCGGAGGGCCTGCCGCGTCGGCGCGGTCAGGTGCGAGTCCGGCCAGTAGCCCTGGTTGAGGACACTGCGGACGTCGATGCTGCGGTCGTTGAGCAGGAACCGGCCGCCGCCGGTGCGCGTGGTGCGGATGCCGAAGTAGGAGCTCACCGCGTCGACCGTGGCACCCGCCGGGGCCACCAGCGTGACGACCGCGTCGACGAGGTGCGGTGCGTCCGGGCTCCACTGCAGCTCCTGCTCCGCCTGGCCGTTCGCCTGCCGGGCGATCGGCACGACGAGCTCGCACTCGCGGGCGGTCGGGCCGACGGTGGTCTCGACGGTCGCGAGGTGCTCGTCGTGCTCGGTCCACGTCGCCTCGACCCGGAGGCGCGTGCCGGCCGGGTGCTCGCCCGTCAGCCGGACGGTGAGGCGCATCGTCTCGTGGTCGACGTTCGTCCAGCGCAGGGCACGGATCGCGGTGGTCGGGACGGCCTCGAGCCAGACGGTCTGCCAGATCCCGGTGGTGCGGCGGTACCAGATGTCGTGGGCCTGCTCGTGCCAGTCCTGCTTGCCGCGGGGCTGGGTGAGGTCGTGCGGGTCGTCCTCGGCGCGGACCACCAGGGTGTGCGTGCCGGTGCTCGGGTCCGTTCCGAGCGCCTCGGTCACGTCGAGGGTGAAGGGGGTGTGGCCGCCCTCGTGCTCGCCGATGAACTGCCCGTCGATCCAGACCCGGGCCCGGTGGTCGACCGCGCCGAAGTGCAGCAGCACGCGGGGCGCGTCCGTGCCGTGCCCGGCCGCCGTCAGGTCCGCCGCCGTGATCGGCCGCGAGTACCAGAGGACCGGGTGGAACCCCGGCTCGTCGATGCCCGAGGCGACGGACTCCGGCGCGAACGGCACGGTGATGGCACGGGCGTCCGGGAAGCCGTTCCGCCACGCGGGGTCGTCGCCGGTGTTGCGGAAGGACCAGGTGCCGTCGAGGTCCGCCCACCGGGACCGCATCATCTGCGGGCGGGGGTACTCGCCGTCCTGACGGCTGGCGAGCGGGAGGATGGGGGCGGCGTCGTTGCCGATGAGCGCGGTCATGACCCCATGCTGGCCGACACGGTCCACCGCTGTACAGGTTCCGCGCCGTGCGACTCCCGCACTCCCGCAGGGCCTTGCGCGAACGCGCAAGAGTGCCCCGCAGCCCCTTGTCGCGTGGTCGACGCTCCGCCTAGCGTCCTCAGCACGACGCCGTACCGACCGTCGGGTGAGCCACCCACTCATCGACCGTCCGCGCCCGGCCACCCACCGAGCGACCCGGATCATCCACCCTGCCAGTCCGAAGGACCCGAACCCATGGACACCCTGGCCGCGCTCGCCGCATCCCAGACATCGACCCAGGTCGTCATCGACCAGCTCGTCGCCTTCGGCCACGAAGCCCTCAAGTACGTGCCCGTCGGCATCGCCGGTGTGATCGTGTGGGCCCTGTGGCTCTACCGCGTCGTGCTGTCGGCGCGGGCCAAGCCGGTCGTCAACGGCTTCCGCACCACGACCTCCGTCGTCGTGCCGAGCTACCACGAGGACCCCGACATCCTGCTCCGCTGCCTCGACTCCTGGCGCTCGCAGGAGCCCGACGAGATCATCATCGTGCTCGACATCGCCGACACCGAGGCGTACCGGCGCATCGTGGCCGTGGGTGACCCGACCGTGAAGCCGATCCTGTTCCACCACGTCGGCAAGCGGAGCGCCCTCGGCCAGGGCATCCGGCTCGCGCGGTACGACGTCGTCGTCCTCGTCGACTCCGACACCAGCTGGGAGCCGGGACTGCTCGAGAACGTGCAGATGCCCTTCATCGACCCCACCGTCGGCGGGGTCGGCACGCAGCAGAACGTCTACCAGCGGAACTCGAGCATCTGGCGGATCATCGCCGACTGGCTCGTCAACCTGCGGTACTTCAACTACGTGCCCGCGATGGGTGCCGCCGGTGCCGTGCCGTGCCTGTCCGGCCGCACCGCCGCCTACCGTCGCTCGGCCGTCCTGCCCGTGCTCGACAACCTCGAGAACGAGTTCTTCCTCGGCCGCCGCTGCGTCGCCGGCGACGACGGTCGGCTCACCTGGCTCGTGCTCGCCTCGGGCTTCAGGACCGTGCACCAGGAGAGCGCCAAGGCCCTCTCGATGTTCCCGGCCACCGGCAAGGCGTTCTTCAAGCAGCGCATCCGCTGGAGCCGCAACTCGTACCGGACCTACCTGACGGCGATCGCCAAGGGCTGGATCTGGCGTGTGCCCTTCGTCACGAAGATCACCGTGCTCCAGATCATCCTGACGCCCGTCACCATGGGCATCACCATGTGGTACCTGCTGTTCAGCCGCCTGGAACTCAGCGTCATCGGCGCGGCGTTCACCCTCGCCTGGCTGCTCGCCGGCCGTGCCGTCCGCGGGTTCTCGAACCTGCGCCGGCACCCGCTCGACCTCTTCGTCCTGCCGTTCCTGGCCGTCGTGGTGATCGTCATCGCCCTGCCGATCAAGGTGTTCTCGTTCATCACGATGAACAAGCAGGGCTGGCTGACGCGGCACGCCGACCAGATGGGTGGCGACGGACAGACCGCGGCGACCCTCGACGGTCCCGCGTCGCGCCCGGCGGCCCAGACCACACCGGTCCCGACGACCACACCGGTCCAGACGCCGGCACCGGTCCCGGCTCCGGCCTTCGCCATGGCGGGAGCGCCCGAGATGGCCATGTCCACGGCGGGAGCACCCGAGACGGCGGCGGTCGCCACCTCGGCCACGGCCGCGACGACCTCCAGCTCGGACGCCTCGGCTCCGGGCACCGCGTCCCACCCGGAACCTGCGATCCCGACCACGTCGGGGACGCAACGCGCGTCGCAGCCGGCAGCGGGCCTCCAGGCCGGAGAGGTGGCGGCAGCATGAGCACCGACCCGATCCGCAGCACGTCCACGCGTCGTCGTCGCCTGGCGACCGCGTCTGCGCTCGTCCTGACGCTCGCCGGCGTCGGCGCCCTCTCCCTGCCCACCGCGGCACAGGCCGCGGCCCCCGGGTCGACCACGGCCGTGGGTGCGCCCGCCGCCGTGACGGGCAAGGCCTACCCGGGCAGCCCGAACAAGGAGGCCAAGCTCGTCGCCGCCGAGAACGAACGCATCTACAACGTGCGCGCGCTCGCCTCGGCCGCGCGGTGGAGCGGCCTCGTGACCACCAAGCCGTACCGACTGGCCACGGGCAGCTCGTACACCCTGGTGCTCGTCGCCCGCGGTTCGGCGTACACCGTCGACGACCTCAAGCAGCTCGCCCCCTCGACGTTCGTGAAGCAGCCCGACGGGTCGTACCTGCTCAGCGAGAACATCGTCGTGGAGAACGGCGCGACCCTGCAGCTCGCCAGCCCGGACGGCCTGCACATCCACATGGAGAGCGACGACCGCGGCTTCGTGTCGATCGTCACGCAGGCCGGAGCGCTGCAGATCGCCGGTTCGGCCAAGGCCCCCGTCACGATCGACTCGTGGGACCCGCAGGCCGGCAAGGTCGACACCGACACCACCGACGGCCGCGCGTACGTCCGCGTGCAGGGCGGGACCGCGACCCTGAGCTACGCCCAGTTCCACGACCTCGGCTTCTGGAGCGGCACGACCGGCGGGGTCTCGCTCACCGGCACCGACCTGTCGACGCTCGACACCGCC
Protein-coding sequences here:
- a CDS encoding glycosyltransferase, encoding MDTLAALAASQTSTQVVIDQLVAFGHEALKYVPVGIAGVIVWALWLYRVVLSARAKPVVNGFRTTTSVVVPSYHEDPDILLRCLDSWRSQEPDEIIIVLDIADTEAYRRIVAVGDPTVKPILFHHVGKRSALGQGIRLARYDVVVLVDSDTSWEPGLLENVQMPFIDPTVGGVGTQQNVYQRNSSIWRIIADWLVNLRYFNYVPAMGAAGAVPCLSGRTAAYRRSAVLPVLDNLENEFFLGRRCVAGDDGRLTWLVLASGFRTVHQESAKALSMFPATGKAFFKQRIRWSRNSYRTYLTAIAKGWIWRVPFVTKITVLQIILTPVTMGITMWYLLFSRLELSVIGAAFTLAWLLAGRAVRGFSNLRRHPLDLFVLPFLAVVVIVIALPIKVFSFITMNKQGWLTRHADQMGGDGQTAATLDGPASRPAAQTTPVPTTTPVQTPAPVPAPAFAMAGAPEMAMSTAGAPETAAVATSATAATTSSSDASAPGTASHPEPAIPTTSGTQRASQPAAGLQAGEVAAA
- a CDS encoding alpha/beta fold hydrolase, translating into MPFITVGAENGHDIDLHYDDFGTGSPVVLIHGWPLSGRSWEGQVPALVAAGHRVIAYDRRGFGQSSQPWNGYDYDTFAADLDKLITELGLTDVTLIGFSMGGGELARYVSTYGTGKVAGLVFASAVPPYLWKSDENPDGGVDQGLADWFANGITGDRPAFLREFVDMFYTAGGQVSLTHKPLVSDDQRAYDLSIAELASPKGTLDCTVAFATTDFRDDLTKVDVPTLVIHGDADGIVPFEVSGKRTAEAIPNAQVHVIEGGPHGVLASHRDEWNEAVLRFLAQ
- a CDS encoding glycoside hydrolase family 2 protein; the protein is MTALIGNDAAPILPLASRQDGEYPRPQMMRSRWADLDGTWSFRNTGDDPAWRNGFPDARAITVPFAPESVASGIDEPGFHPVLWYSRPITAADLTAAGHGTDAPRVLLHFGAVDHRARVWIDGQFIGEHEGGHTPFTLDVTEALGTDPSTGTHTLVVRAEDDPHDLTQPRGKQDWHEQAHDIWYRRTTGIWQTVWLEAVPTTAIRALRWTNVDHETMRLTVRLTGEHPAGTRLRVEATWTEHDEHLATVETTVGPTARECELVVPIARQANGQAEQELQWSPDAPHLVDAVVTLVAPAGATVDAVSSYFGIRTTRTGGGRFLLNDRSIDVRSVLNQGYWPDSHLTAPTRQALRREVELIKELGFNAARNHQKIEDPRFLYWADRLGLMVWGEAPGAYAFSPTAVQRLMREWMDAVERDAAHPSIVTWVPANESWGVQHIATDPAQQAYARALADVTRALDATRPVISNDGWEHPDSDILSVHDYEGDGERLARTYADDTARTRLLAGLGPADRLVLVGGAVDRGQPVMLTEFGGVNHQPGAPRDDAWGYTTAADGDDWIARVTALYDAVRASSFLAGSCWTQLTDTMQETNGLLNADRTPKEPIERIRRAVLGR